A section of the Sedimentisphaera cyanobacteriorum genome encodes:
- a CDS encoding RluA family pseudouridine synthase — translation MAQAESERQIPFIPGEELEMRVGGGKQDVRLDSYLCSRFGQLSRQKMQRVIRQQEILVNGVKAKPSRKLCSGDLIKLTLPSREIEPEAMELEVIYEDEDVVAVNKAPGAIVHPGRGNPNGTLLNGLYHYAAGRFSPDVVHRLDKDTSGAVVFSKHARANAFLCEQFQKRTTHKIYNAIVSSNFAEDEGIIDVPLGDHPNENIHKQAVRPDGRDAKTAYRVVEQMGDFALVEIEIFTGRTHQIRVHLEHIGCPLANDPLYGGRLLESPELKRTALHSKKLELILPCGKKRAISAKIPRDMQAFLESRRA, via the coding sequence TTGGCACAGGCAGAATCAGAAAGACAGATCCCGTTTATCCCCGGCGAAGAGCTTGAGATGAGAGTCGGCGGAGGCAAGCAGGACGTGCGTCTCGACAGCTACCTGTGCAGCAGGTTCGGGCAGCTCAGCCGGCAGAAGATGCAGCGGGTAATCCGTCAGCAGGAGATTCTCGTGAACGGCGTAAAGGCCAAGCCCTCCCGCAAGCTCTGTTCGGGCGATTTAATAAAGCTCACCCTCCCCTCCCGAGAGATCGAACCTGAGGCGATGGAGCTTGAGGTCATTTATGAGGATGAGGATGTGGTAGCGGTGAACAAGGCCCCGGGCGCTATCGTTCATCCGGGCAGGGGCAACCCGAACGGCACGCTTCTCAACGGGCTTTATCATTATGCCGCAGGGAGATTCTCGCCTGATGTTGTGCACAGGCTCGACAAGGACACCTCAGGAGCTGTTGTCTTCAGCAAGCACGCCCGAGCAAACGCCTTCCTTTGCGAGCAGTTCCAAAAGCGAACAACGCACAAGATTTACAATGCGATTGTAAGCTCGAATTTCGCTGAGGATGAGGGCATTATAGACGTCCCGCTCGGAGACCACCCAAATGAGAATATCCACAAGCAGGCGGTGCGTCCGGACGGAAGGGACGCAAAAACAGCTTACAGAGTTGTTGAACAGATGGGCGATTTTGCTCTTGTCGAAATCGAGATATTCACTGGCCGAACGCATCAGATTCGCGTTCACCTTGAACATATAGGCTGCCCGCTTGCAAACGATCCGCTCTACGGCGGCCGGCTTCTTGAGTCCCCCGAACTCAAAAGAACCGCCCTGCACAGCAAAAAACTTGAGCTAATCCTTCCGTGCGGGAAGAAACGGGCGATCTCTGCAAAAATCCCTCGAGATATGCAGGCCTTCCTTGAGAGCCGGAGGGCTTAG
- a CDS encoding chromate transporter, giving the protein MIYLNLYTIFFITGLFTFGGGLASLPILQDFLVEGGWISQHEFVDMIAVSQSTPGPIGINLASYIGYTVGSFPGAVIASTGLLTPAYIISILIIRSISSYSDNRYVNAVMKRIRPAVIGLIGAAVFFIASNALAGPIAQSGDILNFRCIILFALFALLRFFRKLHPAIFILLGALAGIAFL; this is encoded by the coding sequence ATGATTTATCTGAACCTTTATACTATATTTTTCATAACAGGGCTTTTCACCTTCGGGGGCGGGCTTGCATCTCTGCCGATTCTTCAGGATTTTCTCGTGGAAGGCGGCTGGATAAGCCAGCACGAATTCGTTGATATGATAGCTGTTTCCCAATCCACTCCCGGCCCTATAGGAATAAATTTAGCCTCATACATCGGCTATACCGTGGGCTCGTTCCCGGGAGCGGTTATAGCATCGACAGGACTTTTAACCCCTGCATACATAATCAGTATCCTAATTATACGCTCAATCTCAAGCTATTCTGACAACAGATATGTAAATGCAGTAATGAAGCGAATAAGGCCGGCAGTGATAGGGCTTATCGGTGCAGCGGTTTTCTTTATCGCTTCAAATGCGCTGGCCGGACCAATAGCACAATCCGGGGATATCCTAAACTTCCGCTGCATAATCCTCTTCGCCCTGTTTGCACTGCTGAGATTCTTCCGAAAGCTCCACCCTGCGATTTTCATTCTCCTCGGAGCCTTGGCAGGCATCGCTTTTCTGTGA
- a CDS encoding chromate transporter: MEKNILGKLLISFARVGLFTVGGGYAMLPMLSREVVGKRGWVSEEEMLDYYAIGQATPGVIAINVAAFVGYRQAGVLGTIFAGIGVVGPSVIIISLIAAFLSGFQDYIYVQKAFAGVRIAVAVMIIYTLVNMGRRAIKDYTGGLLAAIGFTAVTLQIISPVLFVAAVIFYALVRERQKGGE; this comes from the coding sequence TTGGAAAAGAATATACTCGGCAAACTTCTAATCTCTTTCGCCCGTGTGGGACTCTTTACTGTGGGCGGGGGATATGCAATGCTGCCGATGCTCAGCCGTGAGGTAGTTGGAAAGCGGGGCTGGGTAAGCGAGGAGGAAATGCTCGACTACTACGCAATCGGGCAGGCAACCCCGGGCGTTATCGCAATAAATGTGGCGGCGTTTGTGGGATACCGTCAGGCAGGCGTTCTCGGCACAATCTTCGCAGGCATAGGCGTAGTTGGGCCTTCTGTGATAATCATCTCGCTGATAGCTGCGTTTCTATCGGGCTTTCAAGACTATATATACGTGCAGAAGGCGTTTGCAGGAGTGCGTATTGCTGTTGCTGTAATGATAATATACACGCTCGTTAATATGGGCAGAAGAGCAATAAAGGATTATACCGGCGGCCTGCTGGCCGCGATAGGTTTTACTGCTGTAACACTGCAGATCATCTCGCCGGTGCTGTTTGTGGCGGCGGTTATCTTTTATGCGTTAGTGCGGGAAAGGCAGAAAGGCGGAGAATGA
- the abc-f gene encoding ribosomal protection-like ABC-F family protein, which yields MPLLQLKNIEKSFGTNKLFSGLDMKIYRKEKIGLIGNNGTGKTTLFKMILGKETPDGGEILSRKDYSIGYLPQEPFFEKEKTVIDIMQENLSHIYELEEQVEQAASELETKSGQSLEKAMARYEQLSLKFELAGGYDIDTRIKMILSGVGLGEELYGNKVCQLSGGQLSRLGLASVLITGSDLLLLDEPTNHLDLAATEWLENFLKNYPGAALIISHDRFLLDKVAVKIAELENMKATLWKGNYSQFLESKENDRIRREREQEKRQKMVDKEMDFIARNRNDVGMRRVARGRAKRLERLLEENPDFLETQQKIRTLSFSFEDIKNFSHNVLKCRSLSKAYGELKLFSELNFDLTLGQSLAVTGPNGTGKSTLLKIALGKIAQDTGKIKFGNNLNVGYLDQQGEELLPESSVIDEILRLRKDLKPEQARNVLGAFLFFGDEVFKRVENLSGGERNRLMLCRLVLERPDVLVLDEPTNHLDIASKEALETALQEFEGTVIFVSHDRYFIDKICDLLMVIGVDECGRKQMGRHEFFGPGEKLYTEYYNTAARRAQDALKKKYSEESTKSQTPVRKNKRHKERKTAPEELKPFNKYRPEDIEDFIMEKESLIEELKDKFGLEEYYKDHKKMGELQEQVNIAESELELLYKAYEWKLG from the coding sequence ATGCCGCTTCTGCAGCTTAAAAACATAGAGAAATCATTCGGAACAAACAAGCTCTTTTCAGGGCTCGATATGAAGATATACCGCAAGGAAAAAATCGGTCTTATCGGCAACAACGGCACAGGAAAAACAACGCTTTTCAAGATGATCCTCGGGAAGGAAACCCCCGACGGCGGCGAAATCCTCAGCCGAAAGGATTATTCTATAGGGTATCTGCCTCAGGAGCCTTTCTTCGAGAAGGAAAAAACCGTAATAGATATAATGCAGGAAAACCTCTCGCACATCTACGAGCTCGAAGAGCAGGTGGAACAGGCAGCCTCAGAGCTTGAAACTAAATCCGGCCAATCGCTCGAGAAGGCTATGGCCAGATATGAACAGCTCAGCCTGAAATTTGAACTCGCCGGCGGATACGACATCGACACGAGGATTAAGATGATTCTCTCTGGCGTAGGTCTGGGCGAGGAACTGTACGGGAACAAGGTTTGTCAGCTCAGCGGCGGGCAGCTCTCCCGCCTCGGACTTGCCTCAGTGCTGATAACTGGCAGCGACCTTCTGCTTCTGGATGAGCCGACCAACCACCTCGACCTTGCAGCAACCGAATGGCTCGAAAATTTCCTCAAAAACTATCCCGGCGCCGCTCTGATCATAAGCCACGACAGATTCCTGCTCGATAAGGTGGCAGTGAAGATCGCTGAGCTTGAGAATATGAAGGCCACATTATGGAAAGGCAATTATTCCCAGTTCCTCGAAAGCAAAGAGAACGACAGAATCCGCCGAGAACGCGAGCAGGAAAAACGCCAAAAGATGGTGGATAAGGAAATGGACTTCATCGCGCGCAACCGCAACGATGTGGGGATGAGGCGCGTAGCGAGGGGCAGAGCCAAACGCCTTGAAAGACTTCTCGAGGAGAATCCGGACTTTCTCGAAACTCAGCAGAAAATCCGCACGCTCTCCTTCAGCTTCGAAGACATCAAAAACTTCAGCCATAACGTGCTCAAGTGCAGATCGCTGAGCAAGGCATACGGAGAGCTAAAGCTCTTCTCAGAGCTCAATTTCGACCTCACTCTCGGCCAGAGCCTCGCAGTAACCGGCCCAAACGGGACGGGCAAGAGTACGCTTTTGAAGATTGCTCTGGGCAAAATCGCTCAGGATACCGGCAAGATAAAATTCGGCAATAATCTGAATGTGGGCTATTTAGACCAGCAGGGAGAAGAGCTTTTGCCAGAATCATCCGTAATCGATGAGATCCTCCGGCTGAGAAAAGACCTCAAGCCCGAACAGGCAAGAAATGTTCTCGGGGCGTTCCTCTTTTTCGGGGACGAGGTTTTCAAGAGGGTTGAGAATCTCTCCGGAGGCGAGCGAAACAGACTTATGCTCTGCCGGCTGGTGCTTGAAAGGCCGGATGTGCTGGTTCTCGACGAGCCCACAAACCACTTGGATATCGCCAGCAAGGAGGCCCTCGAAACCGCCCTTCAGGAATTTGAAGGCACGGTAATTTTCGTAAGCCACGACCGATACTTCATCGATAAGATATGCGACCTGCTGATGGTGATTGGGGTTGATGAATGCGGCAGAAAACAGATGGGCAGGCACGAATTCTTCGGGCCGGGTGAAAAGCTCTACACCGAATATTACAACACCGCTGCCAGACGCGCGCAGGATGCCCTGAAGAAAAAATACAGCGAAGAATCCACCAAATCGCAAACGCCTGTACGCAAAAACAAAAGGCACAAAGAAAGGAAAACCGCGCCCGAAGAGCTCAAACCGTTTAACAAGTACAGGCCGGAGGATATTGAGGATTTTATTATGGAAAAGGAATCCCTTATCGAAGAGCTCAAAGATAAATTCGGCCTTGAAGAATACTACAAAGATCACAAAAAAATGGGCGAACTTCAGGAGCAGGTAAACATCGCCGAGAGCGAGCTGGAACTGCTTTACAAGGCGTATGAATGGAAATTAGGGTAA
- the queA gene encoding tRNA preQ1(34) S-adenosylmethionine ribosyltransferase-isomerase QueA: MKTKDLEYYLPEELIAQKPADARSSSRLLVLDKQNGTLDDRLFSDIGDYLRVGDCLVLNDTKVLSARFFAKRETGASLEGLYLGQAGENAWHIMLRNARKVKPGEKILLLNRDKEVYMKALACHRMGDGSWFIEPETDRPAEEVLDNIGYAPLPPYISRPGGGENPEMDRKRYQTVFAKKEGAVAAPTAGLHFTEQILSSLEKKGVHTSRVTLHVGAGTFKPVTASELSNHEIHSEKYNLSKDAAEKINAAKENGGRIIAVGTTSVRTLETAAAGGKLEACSGETRLFIVPGVKFNIVDAMITNFHLPRSTLLALVGAFAGMDKIMTAYKHAVEKRYRFFSYGDAMLIY; encoded by the coding sequence ATGAAAACAAAAGACCTTGAATATTATCTGCCGGAAGAACTGATCGCACAAAAGCCTGCTGATGCAAGAAGCAGCTCTCGGCTTCTCGTTTTGGATAAGCAAAACGGGACGCTCGATGACAGGCTTTTCAGCGATATCGGCGATTATCTGCGCGTAGGAGACTGCCTCGTACTCAATGACACGAAGGTTCTCTCGGCTCGCTTCTTTGCCAAACGAGAGACAGGAGCCTCGCTTGAAGGGCTTTATCTCGGGCAGGCAGGCGAAAATGCATGGCATATAATGCTTCGAAACGCTAGGAAGGTGAAGCCGGGTGAGAAAATTCTGCTCTTGAACAGGGATAAAGAGGTGTATATGAAGGCTCTTGCCTGCCACAGAATGGGCGACGGGAGCTGGTTTATAGAGCCCGAAACCGACCGGCCTGCAGAGGAAGTGCTCGATAACATAGGATACGCCCCCCTGCCGCCATATATATCCCGCCCGGGCGGGGGCGAGAACCCCGAGATGGACAGAAAACGCTATCAGACAGTTTTTGCGAAAAAGGAAGGGGCTGTTGCAGCGCCTACAGCAGGCCTGCATTTCACCGAACAGATCCTCAGCTCTCTCGAAAAGAAAGGCGTTCATACTTCAAGGGTTACGCTTCATGTGGGCGCAGGAACGTTTAAGCCCGTTACAGCGAGCGAGCTCTCCAACCACGAGATACACAGCGAGAAATACAATCTAAGCAAAGATGCAGCTGAGAAGATAAACGCCGCAAAAGAAAACGGAGGCAGGATAATAGCCGTGGGGACTACAAGCGTTAGAACGCTGGAGACGGCTGCCGCAGGCGGAAAGCTCGAAGCCTGCTCGGGCGAAACGAGGCTATTCATTGTGCCCGGGGTGAAATTTAATATAGTTGATGCGATGATTACAAACTTCCATCTGCCCCGCTCCACACTGCTTGCGCTTGTGGGGGCGTTTGCGGGGATGGATAAGATTATGACAGCCTACAAACACGCCGTAGAGAAAAGATACCGCTTCTTCTCTTACGGCGATGCGATGCTTATATACTGA
- a CDS encoding glutamate synthase subunit beta: protein MGNPTGFMQYKRKEEGHRPAEERVKDYNQIMVPLTPDELKNQAARCMDCGVPFCHGCGCPLGNRIPEFNDYVYKGNWKEACRVLHSTNNFPEFTGLVCPAPCEAACTIGLRDDPVTIRHIEYQIVEHGFEKGWIRPLPPREKTGRKVAVVGSGPAGLAAAQQLARAGHSVTLFEKEPALGGLLRYGIPNFKLEKGVIDRRINQLLEEGVIIKTNVDAGRDITAEQLEKDYDAVCLTMGAWVPRDLKVPGRQLGGVHFAMELLSQQNKVISGEPVIEAISAKDKVVVVIGGGDTGSDCVGTSNRHGAKEVHQFEILPKPSESRPAHQPWPFWPQIMRTSTSQEEGCSRKWGVATKEILGDGHKVTGLRCANVEWKKDEAGKWQMEEKSEFEMKADLILLAMGFLHVDHSGLVDQFGLELDERGNVKTDNFQTSSNSVFASGDTITGASLVVKAINSGRLMADAVHRKLRAD, encoded by the coding sequence ATGGGTAATCCAACTGGATTTATGCAGTATAAGCGCAAAGAAGAAGGGCACCGCCCTGCTGAAGAGCGCGTTAAAGACTACAATCAAATTATGGTTCCGCTTACGCCGGATGAGCTCAAAAATCAGGCAGCCAGATGTATGGACTGCGGCGTTCCTTTCTGCCACGGCTGCGGCTGCCCTCTGGGCAACAGGATCCCTGAATTCAACGATTACGTTTACAAGGGAAACTGGAAAGAGGCCTGCCGAGTGCTGCACAGCACGAACAATTTTCCTGAGTTTACAGGGCTTGTATGCCCCGCCCCGTGCGAGGCAGCCTGCACAATCGGTCTTCGGGATGACCCGGTAACGATACGGCATATTGAGTATCAGATTGTTGAACACGGCTTTGAAAAGGGCTGGATAAGGCCTCTGCCTCCGCGAGAGAAAACGGGCAGAAAGGTTGCTGTGGTTGGCTCAGGGCCTGCGGGGCTCGCTGCCGCTCAGCAGCTTGCAAGAGCCGGGCACAGCGTAACACTTTTCGAGAAGGAGCCGGCTTTAGGCGGACTGCTGCGATACGGAATCCCAAACTTCAAGCTCGAAAAAGGGGTTATCGACCGCAGGATAAATCAGCTTCTGGAAGAAGGTGTGATTATCAAAACCAACGTTGATGCAGGTAGAGACATTACAGCAGAACAGCTTGAGAAGGATTACGATGCAGTGTGTCTTACGATGGGTGCCTGGGTGCCTCGTGATTTGAAAGTTCCGGGAAGGCAGCTTGGCGGAGTGCACTTCGCTATGGAGCTGCTGAGCCAGCAGAACAAGGTTATCAGCGGGGAGCCTGTAATAGAGGCTATTTCGGCGAAGGATAAAGTGGTCGTAGTGATCGGCGGCGGGGATACCGGAAGCGACTGCGTGGGCACGTCAAACCGCCATGGAGCAAAGGAAGTTCATCAGTTTGAGATCCTGCCCAAGCCGTCTGAATCAAGGCCTGCGCATCAGCCTTGGCCTTTCTGGCCTCAGATTATGCGAACCTCCACAAGCCAGGAAGAAGGATGCTCGAGAAAGTGGGGCGTTGCCACGAAGGAAATCCTCGGAGACGGGCATAAAGTTACAGGCCTTCGGTGCGCGAACGTTGAGTGGAAGAAAGACGAGGCCGGGAAATGGCAGATGGAAGAGAAATCAGAATTTGAAATGAAGGCTGATTTAATACTGCTTGCGATGGGTTTTCTGCACGTTGACCACAGCGGGCTCGTGGATCAGTTCGGGCTTGAGCTGGACGAACGGGGCAACGTAAAGACGGATAACTTCCAAACCAGCTCGAACAGCGTATTCGCCTCAGGGGATACCATAACCGGCGCATCGCTTGTTGTGAAGGCGATAAATTCCGGTCGGCTGATGGCAGACGCCGTTCACAGGAAGCTTCGAGCAGACTAA